One segment of Porticoccus hydrocarbonoclasticus MCTG13d DNA contains the following:
- a CDS encoding YccF domain-containing protein gives MIRTIGNILWFVLGGLVMGLAWWFIGLIAFITIIGIPWGRSCLVIGQFTMWPFGREAISRSELRKREDIGTGLLGLFGNVIWFLLAGFWLAVAHIMVALALFLTIIGIPFGIQHLKLAGIALAPVGKTIVFSDVANAARSR, from the coding sequence GTGATCCGGACAATCGGAAATATTCTGTGGTTTGTGCTCGGCGGTCTGGTGATGGGGCTTGCCTGGTGGTTTATTGGCCTGATCGCCTTTATCACGATTATCGGGATTCCATGGGGTAGATCCTGTCTGGTGATTGGCCAATTTACAATGTGGCCCTTTGGCCGTGAGGCGATCAGTCGCAGCGAGCTCCGGAAACGGGAAGATATTGGCACAGGTTTGCTGGGCCTGTTCGGTAATGTGATCTGGTTTCTGCTGGCGGGATTCTGGTTGGCGGTTGCCCATATCATGGTGGCATTGGCACTATTTCTCACCATCATCGGCATTCCATTTGGGATTCAGCACTTGAAACTGGCTGGCATTGCCCTGGCTCCGGTGGGAAAAACCATTGTTTTTAGTGATGTCGCCAATGCGGCAAGGTCGAGATAG
- the epmB gene encoding EF-P beta-lysylation protein EpmB, with protein MIPGSATSLDSPGWQEQLTASIRHPKELFDFLELDGTHLREALAAHSDFQVRVPHAYLSRIRKGDPNDPLLRQILPVSEELLAVPGYSKDPLAEQQANPVPGLIHKYHGRLLLVVSPNCAVNCRYCFRRHFPYQENRPARPEWQNALDYIARDASISEVIYSGGDPLVTGDNQLRWLTEQIAGIRHVKRLRIHTRLPVVIPDRITDSCLQWLTGTRLQTSMVIHSNHPNELDDSVGSSLLALKSAGITVMNQSVLMAGINDDTDTLAQLSERLFEFGTLPYYLHQLDKISGAAHFEVSDETARQLHSQLLVRLPGYLVPKLVREIPGSPSKVPLT; from the coding sequence ATGATACCCGGTTCTGCGACGAGTTTGGATAGCCCTGGCTGGCAAGAACAATTGACGGCCAGTATTCGCCACCCCAAAGAGCTTTTTGACTTTCTGGAACTGGATGGTACCCACCTCCGGGAGGCGTTGGCTGCCCACAGCGATTTTCAGGTGCGGGTACCCCACGCCTACTTGAGTCGAATCAGAAAAGGCGATCCAAATGACCCCCTGCTTCGACAAATTCTGCCGGTTAGCGAGGAGTTGCTTGCTGTGCCCGGTTACAGCAAGGACCCTTTGGCAGAGCAGCAGGCCAACCCGGTGCCGGGACTGATTCACAAATACCATGGCCGACTTCTGCTGGTCGTCAGCCCAAACTGTGCAGTCAACTGCCGCTATTGTTTCCGTCGCCACTTCCCGTACCAGGAAAACAGGCCGGCGCGGCCGGAATGGCAAAATGCGCTGGACTACATTGCCAGAGACGCTTCTATCAGCGAAGTCATCTATAGTGGCGGCGATCCGCTTGTGACCGGTGATAATCAACTGAGATGGCTCACCGAACAGATCGCCGGCATCAGGCATGTCAAACGATTGAGAATCCACACCCGGCTGCCGGTGGTCATTCCTGACCGGATCACCGACAGCTGCCTGCAATGGCTGACCGGAACACGCCTACAAACTTCTATGGTAATTCACAGCAATCACCCCAATGAGCTGGATGACTCAGTTGGGTCAAGTTTGCTGGCCCTGAAAAGTGCCGGTATCACTGTGATGAACCAGTCCGTGCTGATGGCCGGAATTAATGATGACACCGATACCCTGGCGCAGTTATCCGAGCGCCTGTTTGAATTCGGCACCCTGCCCTATTACCTCCATCAACTGGATAAAATCAGCGGAGCTGCTCACTTTGAGGTCTCTGATGAGACAGCTCGCCAATTGCACAGTCAGTTGCTGGTCAGACTCCCCGGCTACCTCGTCCCCAAACTGGTCAGGGAAATCCCCGGATCACCGAGCAAGGTACCGTTAACTTGA
- a CDS encoding efflux RND transporter periplasmic adaptor subunit, giving the protein MKANEAVTLSASVTGTITAIHFDDGQLVTPLDSVMKLHMSVPTIFLRSVRSGMKISAKVPGLDNQQVEGEVTSIDSRVDTFTRAVMVRAMLPSEQQAETRQLFCDVAFATVFTLFALPVAYNLQGGFSRGPGFVSQKLDRELDNNPHH; this is encoded by the coding sequence CTGAAAGCCAATGAAGCGGTCACGCTCTCCGCCTCTGTCACAGGAACGATCACGGCTATTCACTTTGACGATGGCCAGCTGGTTACACCGTTGGACAGCGTTATGAAGCTCCATATGTCCGTGCCAACCATCTTCCTCAGAAGCGTTCGTTCCGGCATGAAAATCTCAGCAAAAGTACCTGGGCTGGACAACCAACAGGTTGAAGGCGAAGTGACCAGTATCGACTCAAGGGTCGACACCTTTACCCGGGCAGTGATGGTCAGAGCCATGCTACCCAGCGAACAGCAAGCTGAAACCCGGCAACTTTTCTGTGACGTGGCATTTGCCACCGTCTTCACACTGTTTGCCCTGCCGGTCGCCTACAATTTGCAGGGTGGGTTTTCCCGAGGGCCGGGCTTTGTGTCCCAGAAACTGGATCGTGAGCTGGACAACAATCCTCACCACTGA
- the serB gene encoding phosphoserine phosphatase SerB, with protein MREILLINVAGEDKPGITSAVSRVLDEHGADILDIGQAVIHDNLNLGILVMIPDGQQSALVQKEILFSLHAMDMRVRFQPISESSYEHWVEQQGKPRHIVTLLARRVAAHHIARVTAVTVEQGLNIDKITRLSGRVPLERIEANTKACVEFSLRGIPVDLTALRASLLELSAELDIDVAYQEDNIYRRNRRLVVFDMDSTLIEAEVIDELAKEAGVGDEVAAITDAAMRGELDFKASFAERMKLLRGLDESVLAVVAARLKLTEGAENLMSTLRMLGYRTAILSGGFDYFARHIQKQLGIDYIYANHLEVVDGQVTGRVCGEVVDGQRKAQLLREIAANENISLEQVIAVGDGANDLPMLSIAGLGIAFRAKPLVKATAKQSISKLGLDGILYLMGLSDRDTLLWQHEQLLSG; from the coding sequence GTGAGAGAAATTCTACTGATCAATGTTGCCGGAGAAGACAAGCCTGGTATTACCAGCGCTGTCTCCCGGGTACTCGACGAGCACGGCGCGGATATTCTGGATATTGGTCAGGCGGTGATCCACGATAATCTCAATCTCGGCATTCTGGTCATGATTCCCGACGGCCAGCAATCGGCTTTGGTACAGAAAGAAATTCTCTTCAGCCTCCATGCCATGGATATGCGGGTGCGCTTTCAGCCTATTTCCGAATCGAGTTATGAGCACTGGGTGGAGCAGCAGGGCAAACCACGCCATATTGTCACTCTGCTTGCTCGACGGGTGGCCGCCCACCACATTGCGAGAGTGACAGCTGTGACCGTAGAGCAAGGTCTGAATATTGATAAAATTACCCGCCTGTCCGGGCGAGTGCCACTGGAGCGTATCGAGGCCAATACCAAGGCCTGTGTGGAGTTTTCCCTGCGCGGTATTCCGGTGGATCTGACGGCGTTGCGCGCCTCCCTGTTGGAGTTATCTGCTGAGCTGGATATTGATGTCGCCTATCAGGAAGACAACATTTATCGCCGCAACCGCCGGCTGGTCGTCTTTGATATGGACTCGACTCTGATTGAAGCGGAGGTTATTGATGAGCTGGCCAAGGAGGCTGGAGTCGGCGATGAGGTGGCAGCCATCACCGATGCGGCGATGCGCGGCGAATTGGACTTCAAGGCGAGCTTTGCAGAGCGAATGAAATTACTGCGAGGGCTGGATGAATCAGTGCTGGCGGTAGTGGCTGCACGACTGAAACTAACGGAGGGCGCTGAAAACCTGATGTCTACGCTACGTATGTTAGGTTATAGAACGGCTATTCTGTCCGGGGGCTTTGATTACTTTGCACGGCATATTCAGAAGCAGCTTGGCATTGATTACATTTATGCCAACCATCTTGAGGTTGTTGACGGCCAGGTGACTGGCCGGGTGTGCGGTGAAGTGGTTGATGGCCAACGCAAAGCACAATTGCTGCGTGAAATTGCTGCCAATGAAAATATCAGTCTGGAGCAAGTGATTGCCGTTGGGGATGGCGCCAATGATTTGCCGATGCTCAGTATCGCGGGGCTGGGGATCGCCTTTCGGGCGAAACCGCTGGTAAAAGCCACCGCCAAGCAGTCAATCTCGAAGCTGGGCCTGGATGGCATACTTTACCTGATGGGCCTGAGTGACCGGGATACACTGCTCTGGCAGCACGAGCAATTGCTCTCGGGCTAA
- a CDS encoding EAL domain-containing response regulator, which yields MIPDSALKLLLVHDSFEEANRIVSLLRNANYRAESKHVNQEEVLSKLLQEKPWDMIIGQYQGENTPIKSIFSLIRRFDLDTPVILISEQYNITEIVEGLRLGATDVLPMDEDQQLLLVVARTLFNLEQRRLLRQFRRRYADAETRCERLLGSSVDAIAIIQEGTYLFTNDSFAQLFGHLESDSMLCLPVIDTIAPEDHARLKEYLRPIDKDEEIPLETLRFTGITNDEIPIPIEARIAKVDYQGEPALELVISRQFLDGQVSTGDDQGTEPSGAMNIQRDKVIELINNAIRLAAQKHSSSVLLYITLDRYSSILAEIGIQKTEELVSQLVDKIRDASSQDVSLMRFKEDTLVMIMPNTGTDAALMFANQLCETVGKHIFQLGEQTFTLTLGIGASVISETVATAEGCIEKALSALTELHQKNNGDFANGANLYQSEIGPEYCEEDVEETARAMLEDKLFELLYQPIIPLQGKQEQFYEVFIQTKPEADEKVLPDNFIAKVFKTDAARDIDHWVILESFKALSEKLKSAPTTRLFINICSHTLTDEGFIPWLKVALKASGLYPKNVIFQLREIDVARQYHRSVELIEELSKINGDVALSHFGLAIEPMKLLQNLSVNYIKFDSVIIEKAYQNDESLAELKSLISSLKIENEQIIVPFVERADMIPILWTCGVHYIQGHFLQPPSQRMNYDFSDDDN from the coding sequence ATGATCCCAGACAGTGCCCTGAAGCTTTTACTGGTTCACGACAGCTTTGAAGAGGCTAACCGCATCGTCAGTTTGTTGCGCAACGCCAACTACCGTGCTGAGTCAAAGCATGTCAATCAGGAAGAAGTACTATCAAAGCTGCTGCAGGAAAAGCCCTGGGATATGATTATTGGTCAATATCAGGGCGAAAACACACCCATTAAGTCCATTTTCTCCCTCATCAGACGTTTTGACCTGGACACCCCCGTAATTCTGATTTCGGAGCAATACAACATCACAGAAATTGTCGAGGGATTGCGCCTGGGCGCTACGGATGTGTTGCCTATGGACGAAGACCAGCAGTTACTGCTGGTGGTCGCAAGAACACTGTTCAACCTTGAACAACGACGTCTGTTGCGTCAGTTCAGGCGTCGGTATGCTGATGCAGAAACCCGTTGCGAAAGACTGCTGGGCTCCTCGGTAGATGCCATCGCGATTATCCAGGAAGGTACTTATCTTTTCACCAATGACAGTTTTGCCCAGCTGTTTGGCCACCTGGAAAGTGACAGCATGCTTTGCCTCCCGGTGATTGACACGATTGCACCAGAGGATCATGCACGCCTCAAGGAGTACCTCCGGCCCATCGACAAAGACGAAGAAATCCCGCTGGAAACCCTACGCTTCACGGGCATCACCAACGATGAAATACCGATTCCAATCGAGGCCAGAATCGCCAAGGTAGATTATCAGGGCGAACCGGCTCTGGAGCTGGTCATCAGTAGGCAGTTTCTGGATGGCCAAGTGAGTACTGGCGACGATCAAGGCACCGAGCCATCCGGTGCAATGAATATTCAGCGCGACAAGGTTATCGAGCTGATCAACAACGCCATTCGGCTCGCCGCGCAGAAGCATAGCTCTTCAGTCCTGCTCTATATCACCCTGGATCGCTACAGCAGTATTCTGGCAGAAATTGGCATACAAAAAACCGAAGAGCTGGTCTCACAACTGGTGGACAAGATCAGGGATGCATCAAGCCAGGATGTCAGTCTCATGCGTTTCAAGGAAGACACGCTGGTGATGATCATGCCCAACACCGGGACCGATGCAGCTCTGATGTTTGCCAACCAACTTTGTGAGACCGTAGGCAAGCATATTTTTCAACTGGGTGAGCAAACCTTTACCCTGACCCTAGGTATCGGGGCATCTGTGATCAGCGAAACCGTTGCCACGGCAGAGGGCTGTATAGAGAAAGCCCTTTCTGCACTCACCGAACTGCACCAAAAAAATAACGGGGACTTCGCCAATGGTGCCAACCTCTATCAATCGGAGATCGGCCCGGAATACTGCGAAGAAGATGTCGAGGAAACTGCCAGAGCCATGCTGGAAGACAAGCTCTTCGAGCTGCTCTACCAACCCATCATCCCACTGCAGGGCAAGCAGGAACAATTTTACGAAGTCTTTATCCAAACCAAGCCGGAAGCCGACGAAAAAGTGCTGCCGGACAACTTTATTGCCAAGGTCTTTAAAACCGATGCGGCCAGAGACATTGACCACTGGGTGATTCTGGAATCATTCAAAGCGCTTTCAGAAAAACTGAAGAGTGCTCCAACCACGCGTCTTTTCATCAACATCTGCAGCCATACCCTGACCGACGAGGGCTTTATCCCCTGGCTGAAAGTGGCACTGAAAGCATCCGGGCTATACCCCAAAAACGTCATCTTCCAGTTGCGTGAAATCGATGTCGCCCGTCAGTACCACCGGTCTGTAGAACTGATTGAAGAGCTGAGCAAAATCAATGGCGATGTCGCGTTATCGCACTTCGGGCTGGCCATTGAACCAATGAAGCTATTGCAAAACCTGTCAGTCAATTATATCAAGTTTGATAGCGTCATCATTGAAAAGGCTTACCAGAACGATGAAAGCCTGGCCGAACTCAAGAGCCTGATCAGTTCACTGAAAATCGAAAATGAACAAATTATTGTCCCCTTTGTGGAGCGGGCAGACATGATACCCATACTCTGGACCTGCGGGGTTCACTACATTCAAGGTCACTTCCTGCAGCCGCCATCTCAACGCATGAACTACGATTTCAGTGACGATGACAACTGA